DNA from Solanum stenotomum isolate F172 chromosome 3, ASM1918654v1, whole genome shotgun sequence:
AAAATACATGCATttactaaacaaaaaaaaaagagaaaattttgaattcttgttCGTGACTCTTAAAGTCCAAGAAAAAGTGATGAAAATCCTTTGTAGGCTATAGGTATGGTTTACAAGGACATTAGAGattgtccaaaaaaaaattggccaaATAGAGTTGGTTAATATTATTCTCAAAAATTCATGTAATAATAAACACATATAAAAGGTTGAGAAAATACTAGATTTCTATTTTGAGACCCATAAACGCTAAAAACGGTGGCATGGATCCGATAGAGGATATAGGTCTGGTTAACTAGATCATTAAGGATGGTCCCAGACAAATTAGGCAAAAGACAGTTGGTTAGTTACATTCTCAAATATACATGAACTAAtacatatgaattttttttgacaaatattaaatttatatttcaatacaataaatcatataaaaagtcATGTGGATCTTTTCGAGGATATGTATATGGTTCACTAAATCATTATGGGTGGTCCTAAAAATCTTTGGACCAAACAGATTAAGCCGATCATATTTCCGAATCTTTTGTGACCcctttactttaaaaaattactgTGCATCTTGTACAGGCTATAGGTATGGCTCACTTGGCCCATACAAATGGTCCTAAAAAATTGAGGCCAAACAGAGTTGgttagtcatattttttttaaaaaatcatgaattaatatacataaaaaactataaaattctTAATTCCTATTGCGTGACCCAAAAATGCCCAAAAGGTGGCGTGAATCTTGTATGATTATTGGTATGGTTCACTAGGTTATGACGGATGCTCCAAAAATAATATGGGCTAAATAAATCAGGCCAGTAATGTTCCCAAAACTCATGGACTTTCACACGAGAAACTGagaaaatttcttattttgtgACTCTTAAATGCTAAAAACTTTATGTGGATAATCTTTAGGCAAATTGTATGATTCCCAAAGTCATTACATACGGTCCTAAAAATTTTTGAGCCAAACACATTCAATTAGTTACTTTCCtaaaaattcatgaacaaatacacacaaagaaaaatataaaatcttgtGTAGGTTTATCACAATTACAATAAATTAGAGttgaaaataagataaaataacttttaaaaatatattcaagcTGAGgtgcggatatctcgctctcttaaaggagattcaagcccacatCGGTATAATCTACACCGATCCAGCAGTGTTTCTCTTGACTTATCCCCTCCAAGATACAACAGCCCAACGACAAAGTAAAAACTCAAATAACTCTGGATTAGTTTAAAAgttcaaagctccacaaaaaaagAACACATTCTTTCAACATATAATTACTCTCCTTTGTATAGTGAATtagttgaagacttagaatattttctttgtctcaactctTTCTTTCATTACACTAATCTCACTAAAAACACAATATAATACTTTTCATCTTTCTTCattctatatttcttgcatATTTCTTTATACTCAAAACAAAGTAAGACCATCACTATTTATAAAGACTAAGAAAACTCAGAAATATGATTTCATCACctctaaattaaaaaaaaaaggaacatgtATCTTATAGAGATTTTGAATATGGTTCACTAGGTCAATATGAATGGTCCAAAAATAATTAGATAAAAAAGTGTCGTCCAgtcacattttaaaaaattcatgtacTAGACACACACAATAAATTGAGCAAATCCTAAATTCATGTTCAGTAATCAGTAAATGCTAAAACAATTGGTGTGaactaggggtgtcaaatgggagggttgggttgaaattggagatattaaaatgggttgagaTAGAAATCatgttgggtcttgacccgcccaagtttactttgggctcaaatagGTTGGGTTCAATGGGCTAAAAaacgggttgggtcttgacccgcccaaTTGACCCagttaatctcaataattttaacatagtaatattaacttttataatcacaattcgAATTTCCgctcaagaatttttttaaaaaagtaacaaatggatagataaatcctatagatgttaaatagataaaaattcATACCTTTAATATAGGATCATATCTtagtaaagagttttaaaacgggttgaaattggagattgaattgatctcaattgaggattctcttaaaatgggttaggcttgaatgagttgagattgaacccaattcaaattatcttgagcccaacccttaaaattttgGACGGATTGGACAGGTTACCTATGTTTGGgttcatttttgacacccctagtGTGAACCATAGAGAGGCTATATGTAAGGTTTACCAAGTCATTAGGTATGATCCTAAAAAATTTGAGGCCAAAAAGAGTTGGCCAGTCATATTTCCAAAAATACATGGGCTTATATGTAACGACCCAtaaggtcatttttgaaaattttcgtaaaattaccattttacctctCTCAATAGTTGTCCTAATTCATTTAGAATTAGTCGGTGAAGTTGGTTTGGAAATTTATGAGCTATTTGTTAATTACAATTGTTTAGTTACcggaaaattttaaataattaattttaattgatagCTAATGAGCTAAATCCATTATTTAATAGAATAAGTAGAAGTAGAATAATGTAGTAGGGCTTGTCAGTTTTTAATACTTAAGTATTAAGAAAAGAAGAGCAGAATAGAAACTCACCTAGAGGCGTGGAGTCGGAGGCGTGGAACCGACTTATCTAATACAGTGCTAGTAAGGAAATCTCAAactttcatattaattgtaacCATATTGTTAAATATAGAATGAAAAGTATTGAAatacaatttaattgaattaggAAGGGAAATTTGGCAAAGTTGAAATTGGAATTTAGAATTTGGCAGTGGGTTCTTTTGACAATTTGAGGAGACAAGAGTTAGGCCATTATTGGCTAATGATGGATAAGATTGAGGTGTTTATTCTAATGGCATAATGTAATCACTGCTCTGAATTGATAAGTTTTAGGAATTTCGTGATTTTTGCCTCATATGGTCTCGCCATGGATTTTCGTAAACAGTTAAATTACCGTAGTTAGTAGTTCTTGTTTTATTATCagattacaaaataaattttttatatattgagataagtaattaaatattatgtgtattatattatatatatgaatatcattagatttatgatatttgaaGGATTTGGAACTTAACCATAGGcttgaaaatttggaaaaaaaaaagagttgaaagagttggcACCAAAAGTTAAGAACTTGATCATAGATTCGTGCACTATGATTTTTGGGTCTATGTTAGACATATAGTGATACgtgtgttgttagtttcaaaatcttacTGTGATTATTtacttgaatagattgctttgagttggaagttcaaCGAGATGGGAAGACTTGAGACCCGGAGTGATTGTTCAATTAAttaaggcaagtggatttctaaacccttgttaagtgtatgtaattcatgtatttccttgtaatatgtgtttagggtaatgaggcttggtgatggattgacttgtccacattgattaattctaatgatgaaaaagggataataaaaggcaatgtgatcaatttgtttgtgtgatgtgttgagaattgtttgaaaggcttgttgaatcattgttgatgttgtatcctgattgtcttgttgtgaattgtgcaatgttatgaaaatggtcatctcctcattatttgtgtgaacatgtcatttgcattgttctgagacatggttgtgacaagtgttatgtgcattgagaaagaataagaaaataaagaggatgtaccatttcgagggacatatcgcgcgccgcgatggttactattatcgagggtcgtatcgcgcgccgcgatggatgcatggacagatatgtcccccatgggtcccggactgagagacagcgggtgtgtatcattaggtcagacatgcatcactatacttgacattgcatttcattgcattgcacttctttattattggtgaacttgatcttgtgtgttgctgatcttgtgagtgcctttctatggaacttgtgactgatgaatattgagcttgttgttgaagatatgcaattgttagagtgttgttgttgaggatatgaaactattgttgttgttgaggatatgaaattgttagagtgttgtgttgagctatgtgctttgtaaattgtgaactgttaggttgggctggttttatacagattgtagttgtgaaggttcggttggggtgtaaggagtacttgtattctatccccttagctcgtgtttagaggtttacttgctgagtaccgtgtggtttggtactcaccccttgcttctacaaatttttgtaggttacgagcctggatttttgtggtacttgttattctcttcttttccgaggcttctgggagatttgtgaggtagttgtttgtcttctcaacgatccttcttactcctgtttatgatcttgttctactctagaaacaatgtcatatgagacttgtatttttcttttgattcaattgtaatactttagaggcttgtacacgtgacaaccagattttgggggtatatttgagtttattataaaaatttccgcattttattgtaatggttgagttttaggctgacttgtcttggtgggttaagacgagtgtcatcacgtctatttttgggtcgtgacattatacatatgaaaaaatgacaaaatccTGAATTCCTGCTTTATCACCCCTAAATGCTATAAAAATATTACGAATCCTCTAGATGCTACAGATTTGGTTTACAATAGTCATTAGGTATGATCCTACAAAATTTGAGGCCAAACAGAGCTGATCAGTCATATTTCACAAAATACATTGGCTTATAcatatgaaaaaatgaaaaaatcctGAATTCCGGTTTTATCACCCCTAAatgctataaaaaaaatattacggATCCTCTAGATGCTAAGGATATGGCTTACAATATCACTACGGATGGTCCAAAAACAAATTGGGCCTAATGGAGCCGGTTATTAATACCCATAAAAACTACGTacaataaattaagaaaattctgattttttgCAACATCACTTCTAAACACTCAAAATAGAGGTGTGGATCCTGTAGAGGGTAAAGGTATCATTTACTAGCTAATTACGAATGGTTCTGAAAAATTTGAGGTAAAAAAGAGTTATCATTCATATTCCAAAAAAgacatgaaataatatatacaaaaactGAAAAAGTCATGAATTCTTGTTTTGTGATCcataaataacaataaagaaTTTGGCATAAATCTTGTATGAATACAAGTATGGTTCACGAGGTTATTACGAACGGTCCTATAATAATTTGGACCAATCCCCAGTTAGTAATATTCCCAAAAAGTCAAGGACTATAACATGTGATATAAAGATGGTTGATAATATTTTCTACTAGCTAcctttttacaaaatattaaaatctatATAAAGACTACAAGTAATATTTTCTCACCATTTTCTTTTCACAACTAATTGGTATTTTGAGGAGAAGAAAATATGGGCGTGAAAGGAAAGTTGATTGCTTCAAAGGAGGTGAAGTGTGGAGAACACTTGATTCATGACCTTTTTCTCACTAATTCTCATCATATACCCTACATAAGTCCTAGTAAGATCAATCGTATTGATATTAATGAAGGTGAAATAGGAAAAATTGGTACGATTATGAACTGTAGATATAATGAAGGTATAACTGATAACATACATTTCTCTCCTCTATCTATGTATATGATttgtatttcattaattttgtaaatttaGGTGTATTTGGTAGTACGAAAGTTAAACTTTAGTAAATAAtcttcataattatttttatggtgTTTGATGACCATAGGTATATTTTACTTAAatcctttttcatcaaaaaaggaaaataatttccttTCACTTGTGGACAGAAGTAATTTCTCTAATAAAAGTTATATTAACtttcaaatttgatttatttgCTCCTACTAATAGCTAGTCTTTACATACATATATTTAGTACTTAAAGggttttatgaatttatttggtTAATTAACACTATTATTTATATCTAAAATAGTGTATGCTTTCtgtaatatatatttgtaaccactcaaatattttttcagatATTACTTTTTCTGCGGAAAATAACTTTTGTCACCCAAACATAATACGATAAAAATTATAGTTCCCTTATTGATTCTCATGTTTTCCACAATGTCAACTCTACTTATGATATTCAGAAAAGGTAgacaattaaatattcatgAGCATCAGATATTTTTTGGAGAAACTGAAAAACTaggaaaacaaagaaagaaaataaaaaaatatattaaaaatgtttaaatCTTTCATGAGGAATTGGATAGTTGAACTAGGAGTAACATCTCTTGTATTTTCTGTTTTTAATGTTTACAGATGGTCAAGAAAAGATTGTTAAGTATGTAATTGAAGCCATCGATCATCACAAGAACTCGATTAGTCGGAAAGTGATTGAGGGAGATTTGTTAGAGTTTTACGGTTCCTTTACATTTGTATCATCTTGTCAACATCAATGGGCTACATGGACAATTgagtatgaaaagaaaaatgaagacaCCCCAGAGCCCCTcatttttttaggttttattcTTGACATGACCAAGGATATAGAAGCTCACCTTCTAAAGAAATAGAATCTATGTTgttctatattatatataatacaaataaataagcgTGTGTGTGTCTAGACacatgtaaaataaataaatctccTTATATGGATGCATTTCCAGTGATCAGTATATGTAAGATAGTATGCATTTTGTTATAATAATCCAAgccctttttttaaaacaaattctAAAGCTTTAAATTATGCTTTGAAATCTTATATTTGTTAGCAATATTTTTGTGGACTTGTTAGCATAATTTGAATGGGGAATCAAAGGATTCAGGTGATTTTTGACACTATATTGGAACTTTGTTGTCACACCCAAAAGGCTAGAAGCCGTGAGGTACACCTAAGGCTGATAGGTGAACCCTAAGAAGTTTTAAGATTTCAACAATCACATCGAACTCAACTAACACACAGATCAATATCTATACTCAAAAGGTAGGAGAAAGTATTGTTGTCATGACCCAATCCAACGGCCCATGCGGGGCTACTCTAACATCTAGATAGGAGAATCCTTACCACCCAATTCAAAAAGAGCAATGcagaaattaataaaacataagaaatgTCTTTAATACTTTGGAATAAACATGAAACTCACATATAAGAACAATCTTTTTACAATTAACCGAAAAACTCTCCCAAGAAACTAGTCTAAATAGATACAGGAGCTACTAAGAGTCTTCCCTGTAGGCCATTAGGGTGTTCCAGACACTTAAGAATTCATGAATTTTTGGGATAAATCCACCTGAGTTCCCAGGGCCAAAGCTTAATGAGTATAATCTAGGAAGCTTTGTGGATGAGGTTCAAAAGATATTGCAGGTAATGTATGTTGGTGATGGAGAGAGTGTTAAGCTGGCTTCACATCACTTTAAGGATGTTGCAAGGCTTTCGTACGATCAGTGGAAGAAGACTAGGGGTGAGAATGAACCACTCCTAAGTTGGGCTATGTTTGAAGATGCTTTCATGGGGTGTTTCTTTCCTCGAGAGTTAAGGAAGGCTTAAGATAAGAGACTAATTCCAAACCTGAAACAAGattcttgtcacgacccgagcctacaccttagATGTGACCGAAACTCGAGACCCactgctggtccccaagcgaaccctcatccttgctgactacaagcggaaaactaactcaagcatacataaccatcaaattgaaagaaacatttaaaaatagtttattcattctcaaaacttcgctgaatatactgagtatgaaacataagttttaaataaaatatctaaaactgaaagactctccaatactgtctatctatgaagcctctactgtaTAAAGAtgagtgtcgggacaagacccaagactctttaaaaaaactactactaacaactcataaaactagAGTACTTCGAAAGTAAGGAGGTCTCACTCATAAGTTGACGAGCGGATGAAATGATCTCAAcagactcttgttgaggatcctaagaacctgtatctgcatcattaaatgATGTAGGCAGAATgacatcagtatattgaatgtacgagtatgtaatata
Protein-coding regions in this window:
- the LOC125860058 gene encoding kirola-like codes for the protein MGVKGKLIASKEVKCGEHLIHDLFLTNSHHIPYISPSKINRIDINEGEIGKIGTIMNCRYNEDGQEKIVKYVIEAIDHHKNSISRKVIEGDLLEFYGSFTFVSSCQHQWATWTIEYEKKNEDTPEPLIFLGFILDMTKDIEAHLLKK